A single genomic interval of Flavobacteriales bacterium harbors:
- a CDS encoding PQQ-dependent sugar dehydrogenase — protein sequence MPLRLLLLTPLLVTVLATTAQPPGFAVTTIASGINAPTAAAFLPDGRMLVGQKDGLIRISTTPVDQAPVSLTTYMVAPVDNSAEHGLVGLWISPFFATDSLVFVYRSTGGQRNRLSTFKHLGANALTASETVIWETPVYSGCCHTGGALAFLPDTTILLAVGDDYTPANAQDMASAFGKLHRFRWDGSAPQDNPFADATPGPLNANGVLKTIYCSGLRNPFRGHLDPETGRFLIGTVGANNHTLAWEDVHLATPGANFGWPFCGELGRLPDGTCDDPAFTDPLITYPHLGLGAAITGGATYRGSNYPGIWNGRYFYGDFIRGWVKWAQLDALGAVVAEGTFMDTTLYGGTQANFCTQLLPGPGGDLFYLSYYDLPAFTGAVKRIIHTPSSGPQCVSAEADLTLGVGPQLTVSFTAQAVDPLGGTPIYTWSWSDGQPAATGASVQHTFTGPGSFIAELQVANALDTTVCASIPITVLPHEMEMNVDLLLDGPFEPLLGWMRDELRVQGLIPDAEPYSDLGLTPTAGPGATLTPGALSNSGPEAVVDWILIELRDAADPTVLLDRTPALLQRNGQVVSLDGVSPLIMTAPARFAHVAVRHRNHLALMSAAPLDLGTSTLSLDLRDPTTACFGTDPRRERGLLRTLWTGNATLDGKVSYVGAGNDRDAVLVSIGGTPPTAVSSGYLQADVNLDGMVKYTGSRNDRDLVLVTIGGVTPTAVRLEQLP from the coding sequence ATGCCCCTTCGACTCCTGCTCCTTACGCCGCTTCTCGTCACCGTCCTGGCCACGACCGCCCAGCCTCCCGGCTTCGCCGTCACCACCATCGCCAGCGGCATCAACGCCCCCACCGCCGCCGCTTTCCTGCCCGATGGCCGCATGCTCGTGGGCCAGAAGGACGGCCTCATCCGCATCTCCACCACCCCGGTGGACCAGGCGCCGGTGAGCCTGACCACCTACATGGTGGCACCCGTGGACAACAGCGCCGAGCATGGCCTGGTGGGACTCTGGATCAGCCCCTTCTTCGCCACCGATTCACTGGTGTTCGTGTACCGCTCGACCGGCGGCCAACGCAACCGTCTGTCCACCTTCAAACACCTCGGAGCCAACGCGTTGACGGCCAGTGAAACGGTGATCTGGGAGACCCCGGTCTATTCGGGGTGCTGCCACACCGGAGGTGCCCTTGCCTTTCTTCCGGACACCACGATCCTGCTGGCCGTGGGCGACGACTACACGCCGGCCAACGCACAGGACATGGCCAGTGCCTTCGGCAAGCTGCACCGCTTCCGTTGGGACGGCAGTGCGCCCCAGGACAACCCCTTCGCCGACGCCACCCCCGGACCGCTGAACGCCAACGGGGTGCTCAAGACCATCTATTGCAGCGGCCTGCGCAACCCTTTTCGCGGTCACCTGGACCCGGAGACCGGCCGCTTCCTCATCGGCACCGTGGGCGCCAACAACCATACGCTGGCCTGGGAGGACGTGCACCTCGCCACACCCGGTGCCAACTTCGGATGGCCCTTTTGCGGCGAGCTTGGTCGGTTGCCTGACGGCACCTGTGATGACCCGGCCTTCACCGACCCATTGATCACCTACCCGCACCTGGGCCTGGGCGCGGCCATCACAGGTGGGGCCACCTACCGTGGGAGCAACTACCCCGGCATCTGGAACGGACGTTATTTCTACGGCGACTTCATCCGCGGTTGGGTGAAGTGGGCCCAGCTGGACGCCTTGGGCGCGGTGGTGGCCGAAGGGACCTTCATGGACACCACCCTCTACGGAGGCACCCAGGCCAACTTCTGCACGCAGCTGCTGCCCGGCCCCGGGGGCGACCTCTTCTACCTCTCTTACTACGACCTGCCCGCGTTCACCGGCGCGGTGAAGCGGATCATCCACACGCCCTCGTCCGGCCCCCAATGCGTGAGCGCCGAGGCCGATCTGACCCTGGGCGTGGGACCCCAGCTCACCGTGTCCTTCACCGCGCAGGCCGTGGACCCCTTGGGCGGCACGCCCATCTACACCTGGTCTTGGTCCGATGGACAACCCGCCGCCACCGGGGCTTCCGTGCAGCACACCTTCACCGGTCCCGGCAGCTTCATCGCCGAGCTGCAGGTGGCGAACGCGCTGGACACCACGGTGTGTGCGAGCATCCCCATCACCGTGCTGCCGCATGAAATGGAGATGAACGTGGACCTGTTGCTCGATGGTCCTTTCGAGCCTCTGCTCGGCTGGATGCGCGACGAGCTCCGCGTGCAGGGGCTGATCCCCGATGCGGAACCCTATTCCGACCTCGGCCTCACCCCCACCGCAGGTCCGGGTGCCACCCTGACGCCGGGCGCGCTCAGCAACAGTGGTCCCGAGGCCGTGGTGGACTGGATCCTGATCGAACTGCGCGACGCGGCCGACCCCACCGTGCTGCTCGACCGCACACCCGCCCTCCTGCAACGGAACGGCCAGGTGGTCTCCCTGGACGGGGTGTCGCCGTTGATCATGACAGCCCCGGCGCGCTTCGCCCATGTCGCTGTAAGGCACCGCAACCACCTTGCGCTCATGTCGGCCGCCCCGCTCGATCTGGGTACCTCCACCCTGTCGCTTGACCTGCGCGACCCGACCACCGCCTGCTTCGGCACCGATCCGCGCCGCGAGCGGGGCCTCCTGCGCACATTGTGGACCGGCAACGCCACCCTTGATGGC
- the rplQ gene encoding 50S ribosomal protein L17, with protein MRHGNKNNALSRKKAHRDALLSNLACSLIAHKRINTTLAKARALRRYVEPLITRSKDDSMHNRRTVFTYLQNKEATAALFRDVAPKVASRPGGYTRIIKLGNRLGDASEMAMIELVDFNSVYTKEKPAGAEVKKTRRSRRPAAATKAEGKAAEAPTAEEGRAE; from the coding sequence ATGAGACACGGCAACAAGAACAACGCCCTGAGCCGCAAGAAGGCCCACCGCGACGCCCTGCTGAGCAACCTGGCCTGCTCGCTGATCGCCCACAAGCGCATCAACACCACGCTGGCCAAGGCCCGGGCCCTGCGCCGCTATGTGGAACCCCTGATCACGCGCAGCAAGGACGACAGCATGCACAACCGCCGCACGGTGTTCACCTACCTGCAGAACAAGGAGGCCACCGCGGCCCTGTTCCGCGATGTGGCACCGAAGGTGGCCAGCCGCCCCGGGGGCTACACGCGCATCATCAAGCTGGGCAACCGGCTCGGCGATGCCAGCGAGATGGCCATGATCGAGCTGGTGGACTTCAACAGCGTGTACACCAAGGAGAAGCCCGCCGGTGCCGAGGTGAAGAAGACCCGCCGCAGCCGGCGTCCCGCCGCTGCCACCAAGGCCGAAGGCAAAGCAGCCGAGGCCCCCACGGCCGAGGAGGGCAGGGCCGAGTGA